In Oryzias latipes chromosome 10, ASM223467v1, the genomic window AAAAGAACCTGAATGAGATGTCTCCAAGGATACAGCGGTTAAtgatgaagatgcagaggtaCGATTTTGATCTGATTTATACTCCAGGGAAAAATCTGATCCTCGCTGACGCTCTATCCAGGGCACCTGCTGGCAAAAGTGTGAGTGCAACAGAGGAGGACATCCAGTGTCATGTGAACATGGTGTCGACTGCACTGCCTGTGTCTGACACAAAGTCAAGACAAATAGCGGAAGCTACAGCAGAGGATGTGCAGCTACAGCATGTCATGAGGAACATGGATGAAGGATGGCCAGTTGGTGCAAGTCCACAATTTTACCACGTCAAAGGTGAACTTAGTGTTGTGGATGGCTTGCTTTTAAAAAGGGGCAGGATTGTGATCCCGCAGGCTTTGAGAATGGACATGTTACACAGAATACATGAGGATCATCTCGACATTGAAAAGTGCAAAAGGAGGGCGAGAGAGTCAGTTTTCTGGCCTGGAATCAACAATGACATTGAAACATTCATAAGCAAATGTGAAACATGCCAGAAACACAGGAGCAAGCAGAGCAAAGAGCCTATGGTGGTATCTGAGTTACCAGTAGCCCCATGGCATAAAGTTGGAATGGATTTGTTTCATCTCAGAGGCAAGGACTATCTAGTGGTAATAGATTACTACTCAAACTTTCCTGAGATGGCGTTATTAACAAACTCATCTTCAAACTGTGTCATAACTCATGCAAAATCAATCTTTGCCAGGCATGGGATTCCACACATTGTGATAAGCGACAATGGCCCATGCTTCAACAGCAAAGAATGGCAGCAGTTTGCTGAGCAGTATGATTTTAAACATATAACATCAAGTCCGCATTATCCACAGTCAAATGGACAAGCAGAAAAAGGGGTTCACATTCTGAAGCACCTCTTAAAGAAAGCGGCTGACAGCAACTCTGATCCATATTTGGCTTTATTGAGCTACAGAGCATCACCTCTTCAGAGCGGTCTGTCACCAGCTGAACTACTGATGAAGCGGAAACTGAGAACCACCTTACCAAACCATCTGAGCGGCACATCAAAGGAAAATAATACCGCACGGATTGAACATAAACTACGACAGCAGAAGATGAGGCAGAAATCATTCTACGACAGGACAACAAAACATCTTCCTCCCTTGACAACCAACAACTCTGTCAGAATTGaggatgctgatggatggagTACCAGAGCAACTGTTCTGAAAGAAGTCACTCCACGATCATATACTGTGAAAACAAATGATGGACAAATCCTCAGACGCAACCATCTGTTGAAAACACCTCAAGAGAGTGTTGGTGAGCTCAGTGTGACCTGTGATGAACCTCAAGTGATTCCTAAACCTGTGATGGACAATGACACTGCCGCGCACACTCCAACTCCTGAGTTGAGAAGATCCTCAAGAGAAATTAGGAAACCTGACAGATTGAACTTGTGAGAAAGAACTTTCAATGACATACATGGTCATTTGTTGAACAAATGTATGTTGGTGTATGTTAAGGgtggttagtttttttttgcaaaagtaaTTATCACTGTTGTGATGTTTTGATAATTTCTGGGTTTGCATTTTACCTCTGAAAAAGGGGGATGTTGTGATATTATGCAATGACTTATGTTGACCACTAGGTGGCTCACCGGTTGGTAGTAAAAGTGGTGATATAGAAGAAGAAAGTGGCATGGTGGATGTCGCACAACGTGGCTAATAAAAGAAGTGACTGGAAGCTAACTGCCTCTTCATCATTTTGGAAACACGAACATTACATAACTCACCACAGTTAGTGATGTTTATCTCTTTAGAAGCAGAGCTGACGTGGTTCCAGGAGGAGCAGACCAGACGTCCTGAGACGTGTTGTTTCAAagtgatgatgtttgtctgcTTGTTTCCAGAAAGCAGCTCAGCTTCTGTCAGTGACTTTCCATTCAGAGTCCACTTGTACTGAGGACTGTCCCCTCCCTCAGAGGAGCAGGACTCCTTCATCTCTCCCTGAGACAAACACTCAGAGACCAGCGAGACGGAGGACACAGGAGCTGAGAAGAACACACACCTTTATTCACAATCTTTCTGATGAAGAGCAGAGATGTGGAAAAACTAAACACCAACTTTGACACTTATTGTGTAGATTGTCCACATACAGTCAAATTTTTTGTATAAACATCACTTCAAATATCAGctgataaaaacatatttaccttGAACTAATAACTGTAGGGTGcggttttctgtctgttttccatTTGAATCAAATGTTTGAAGTTTATATTCACCACTGTCATTCCTGCTCAGGTTATGGATCCAAAATGTTCCATTAGAGGGAATAAATGAAGATCTGTCTTTCATTATAATCACTGGTGGTGTATTATTTCTTCCTGATAGTACTTTCACGTTTTTAGCTTTCAGCTGGTATCTATATATTCCTGAGAAGTCGTCCATCAGCTGGAGAGAAACGGTTCCTCCCAAAGCTCCATAACACTGAGTTCCATTCTGTCTGCCATCACAGTGGGTCACCACACCTGGAAGATTTGAAgcttaagaaagaaaaaacagaagagttccttcttttttagtacttctttgattttgttgactgaatcttttaaacaaaaagacataTAAAGCAAATATTCATAATGAAGTAATGcattttagtattaaaaaaattaacttcaATTTAACATCTGTTAGTATTTAGTCGAAAGAGGTTCTTGATAAAACTGCAGACCcagtctttttaaaataaaagaaatatttgcttttttaaaaatgttttttactaaaTCAGATCAAACATAAATCAAACACTAATCTGAGAAAAGCCACTGAAAAAAGCCTTTCCTACTGCTCtttcacctggctgtggatcctgtctccggcttgAGTCCCACCCCTGACTGtacccccaactccatctggatgaagctcgtctgctggactttaaatgtgtagttgtagagttagataaattaattcttctctatgagttttggtaaattgcctgtccgtcctgggggaggatccctccttcatgtgggcacccctgacgttttgttgtttttccggaatctgtttttttaggtgtttttccttactgcgaaggggggtctaagggcagggatgccagtatagcttaaaaataagcataaaattgaatttaattaaattgaaaaaagaagtaATTAAGGAAAGAACATTAGACAGGAATGAGATGATCAACTCACCATCAGTGACTGTGATCAGCATCAGCAACAGTCCGATCACAGATGTCATTTCTGCACAGTTCAGTCTGTCGACTCTCCTTAAGCTTTTGTCAGACTTTTACTGAAACCAGAAATATTTATAATTTACTCTGAAAAATCTGCAGTGAGTCCTTTCAGTGATGCTGTTGGAGGTGACGGTGTAAACACTTTGACCAGACAAAGGTTCGCACTACTCCTTTTTGTAGACTGACAAGAAAGGAAGTGATCTGagttttagcttccacttttaGATGTCTTCTATAGAAAGTGAGAGAGAGAACAAAGAACAAACAGACATGTTGTTTTGAACACGCACAGTTTGGAAATAAAAGAAGATCAAAACTATGACTAAAGACATCCTATTATTTACGGGGATTCATGCAGTTTTATTAATTAGATTTGATTTAACTCTGAACAATCTGCAGTGAGTCCTTTCAGTGATACTGTTGGAGGTGACTGTGTGAACACTTTGACCAGACAAAGGTTCACTCTACTCCTTTTTTTAGACTGACAGGAAGAAAGGCAGTGATCTAAGTTTTACTTCCCCTTTTGGTTTCCagcaaaaaaaacctgatgaGAGGGACAGATGGAAATATTCtaaattttaaaacagcatttgagGCATGAAGAATTGAGTTTAGACAAGTAGTtaaattcttctttctctttcggcttttcccatcaggggtcgccacagcgaatcatccttttccacctcactctatcatgaacatcttctaccctaacattagccaacttcatgtcatCTGTTAAGACATCTacatatctcctctttggccgttatcttgccctcctgccaggcagctccatctccaacatccatctaccaatatatccactatccctcctctgaacatgtccaaaccatctcagtctggcttctctgactttgtcgctaacacaggcaacatgagccgtccctctgatgtactcgttccttatcctgtctaacctggtcactcctaaggagaacctcaacatcttcatctccgctacctccatatcagccttttgtctctgtctcactgctaccgtctctaacccatagagcagggctggtctcaccactgtcttgtacacctttcctttgagtcttgctgacactctactgtcacacaacactcctgacaagTAGTTAAATTAAAAGGAGAGAATAAACTCCACAACTCAATATATGCAGAAACTTTGGTGAAAAATAATCCAACTTCATGAATTAAGATAAAAGATCTTCAACCTTCAGATCAATACAGTGtctcaaacttttattttaaatgtgtcagAAAAACGACCAGAGAATATGATGAGATaatgaaaagttttttaaaaaaaatagataaagactacattttaattgtgtgtgtgagagttcTGTTCATCTGTTGCATTAAGTATTTGGCCTCCTGTACATAACCTGCTAAAACTTTGTTGGATTAAAGACAGTTTAAGACTTAACAAGGTtatacagggctccagactaacttttttcactaggagcacagtggcccctaactgacaACTTTAggagcacaaccagaaaatttaggggcgcataccgtaaatcaacatgctaaccaaatctactgatttccactgtattacgaataaatactttaataatagaagcaaaaattacaatgtgctgtttcaaacaatacttaaatgtatgtaaatattaggggatggaaattcatgttggcggcaccaaataggtgcagccaagatgcacaataatttgagatcacccagatggacgcaacgctgcacagatcacctggtgtgagacatatatttttgtttttgctctaacatcacctgtcaatcaaaacaaaaatatcaccagaaaggggcggaagcAAGACCCCAGCCTGAGCGaatgcagctggaaatttagtactgaactgactgaaagctgccctacagactacaaaacaatgcatgatgcgtcctgatgggttttttgtagttcactgatcaattaaaataattaaaataccaactgattaaaaaaaggctacatccattacaaaaccttaaaataattataaaagatgtgatatcacagatcatactgagggggagaggcatattaaaactaaattgaatgttaaggacaactcctaattcctgttcttcagtctcgctgcagcttcaccttcatgccccccccccccccccccccccccagggcgctggatcatctcaaacacgtctatcgctgcattttccccacgtgttttaagtgcgtctaagactaaatcgtgttgtcgctcacacgtgtttaaagttcaagccccgttagctgtcacgcatgtaggtgtgggacatttatgctcagctgaccatctcccgcgggagcggtgtgctgccgtaacagcccTGCATGATGAGAACCGCGGTTTgcttcgcgagtttgagacccctgctgtagttCTGTCAcaggtacactagctgcaggtcggaagaacgaatcaatagttcgcttgctcatagctcagacgcacatatcaggttgtgatgatatttttcctcagtttccttcccacagatgtttacgcgcgctcgattatctctaggcccctccccctccacgcattttagccacttgcagtgactttccctattcttctcacacgcattggccgcctcaggcatcactcaatgacacgcgagtgtgtgctcgcgtgtgctccagtctcatgagtattcgcgcgagtgtgtgtttctgtctgcgtgcgtgtgcgctcgcgtctcattgatgatttcattgctcatttcatCGATcgttgacgtgccccttccacatttaatgtataaaaaatacggatggtgggggaggcaaatttactggtcgcacatgtgcgactggatgtaaaattcagtcgcacactctcaaattttggtcgcaaaatgcgaccaattggtcgcagtctggagccctgttatAGTAACGTTAAGATGGGTCACGTTAAGATCAAGCTCTCCAAAATCTGTAGTAAATTTTTGTGACTGTGGAAAGTATTAATATGCTCATTAGGAGGGTTTATTTTTCCCAAATTGCTGCTTGAGCACATGAATGCACTGAattgtgcccccttgtggttgaaTTTTTagcttctgaaaacattttggctTCAGAATCTTAAAATCAGAAATATAAAGACCTATCGCAACTCACAAGTGTGATCCACAATGTTTGTAACtgttgcaagaaaaaaattacacattaaacccaaaatgatttttgaaactcTTTGCTTTAATGCCAAGAAGATCCACAAGTATCATCAAGTCTTTGTTCCAAACAGGGTCAGgattcttttaattttctttcttctagtattaaacaacaaaaactccaCATTTTAATCATTATCTTTATGTCAGTGTGCAGGACACTGatctttgtgttttagtttttgtgaACACATTCCTTAAGAAGTGCAGCACAGTAAGTTATGACATCATGACTTGAtggtgaaaaaaagataaactgcTTCCTTTCTAAAGGCCAATTAAGATAACATGTTGCTGGTTCTGAACAAGTTTCTGCCTcttcttcaaaataaactttttctttctttttgtaacTTTCTATCATTGTATCTTCTGACACATTTTAACACCACAATTCATCCAAGTTTAGTTTGACCAAAAAATGTAGTCTATATTGATTAGCAAAGACTAATCCAAACAGGTTTATTATAAATCCAAAggacacacacattttttcttttttgacaaacttttatttgtgaCTTTTTAAATTGTGCTTCCGGAAAGATCACAAGAGAAATTTCAAAAGGGTAATATTATCTAACAAAGTCAAATGTTATTCTTGCAAATGCTGCACAGCACTGAACCATCAGCACAGAAAATACAAAGACAAACTGCTTCTGAAAAGCTGTTGACgtgtccatcttttttttttttttttttttttcttaacttgtcctgtccaacagctgggcaggcagatgagagctgacggcctcttgtgttggacatattttactttaacaagaggggtgaCGTGTCCATCTTTGATGTTGGTTAAACAACATACTAATTCATAGATCAGGGACTTTGTACATGTCACAACTGGAAATAACATGCTAAGCCTCCAGgcgcaaaaaacaaaaagtcaataaTCACACGAAACACAAATAACTTACAGATATATAAAACAGttcaggattttgtttttttcttcagtctcACATCTGTAGTGTGCTTCTCTGTCTACTTTCTTAATCAAAAGAATATGTAAGTAAGGAATCTGtagaacaatttttaaatttttaaattggTTGCAGGTGAATCACATTCAGGGtgtaaatttgaatttttacagttttgttgaTTTTCTTAGTGACAACAAACTGAGTTTGAGTTAATTTTCAGTTTGAAACAACTTTGACTGACCTCTTCCAGACAGAAGTGGTGGTCAtccttatctttttttattaaattcttattattttttttttaataataacacATAACACTAACACATATGTTAGTGAGTATGTGAGCTGTTATCAAGAAGCCTCCAAACATTCTCCTTTGTTTATCACATACAGAGCTTGTTCTTCCATTTTGTGGATCATGTGGTTCTTTTAATCAATTTGCACCATTTCTATGCTTTGTGTCACTgagaaatgatgaaaaacaaacatcataatctttgatggcaaagtctctgtcttaatcctgctagccCTGAgggctgcctttgatactgttgattatgggatccttttgcacagactccaagactgggttggcatctctggatctgccctaagttggcttaTCTAGAAGGcaggaaatactttgttgaaattgggagttgagtctcagactacatggccttgacttgtggtgtgccccagggatcaatcctgggaccccttctgttcaacctctacatgctgccactagggcagttaatgcacagtaataacatatcttatcacaactatgcagatgatactcagatctacgtggcactgacaacaggtgaatatgggccggtggattcactcagccactgcctccaacagatcagtgcgtggatgcataacaactttctccagctaaactcaaacaagactgAAGTtgttatttttggcccacagaaacaaagagaaagtgtcagcagctaccttcattctctgtctcttaaaccctcaaatcaagtcagaatcATGGAccctgacctgaactttaacagccatatcaagtcagtaacatcagcggcattttaccatctgaaaaacattgccaaaatcaaaaacatgatgtcaaagccagacctggagatacttattcatgcatttgtctccagtaggttagactactgtaacggcctgctcaccggcctctccaaacgagctgtaaaacagcttcagtacatccagaatgctgctgctcgagtcctgaccagataTGGAACAGAGAAAGAtatggaacagcctccctgaagtcgaaagacaggcctcttctgtgttcatatTCAAaactagacttaaaacatttctgtttagccgtgtatatgactgaaaggtcctatctgcacttttctttccttcctttttaaaaaataaaaaattgataaaaattaatgcatttttctgttttgtgaagcacgtTGAATTACTTTGtctacgaattgtgctatacaaataaacttgccttgcctaaataacataaaatagcCTTTAAGACATCTTATGTTGAGGCCAGTTTCAAGCACAGAACCAAAGGAAGAAATTACAGCAGTTTCCTCACATTGTCATGTTCTTAATGTAACCCCATTAGcatagagaaaaaagaaaagaaaatcagggCAGCTGCATACAAACAGATCAAAGTGCATCTTTTAGGAAGATCCTGCCATGATATTCGAGGCTttgagacagacccagatgctggaacccggaaggaacaCAGGAGAGTTATGAGGTAAGTAATTTGATTAATTTAGTTCTTGTGGGTGATCTCCCAGAGGTGATATCTTCGGCTCGAGACTGCAGGTAGGAGGCAGCAAGGCGAGGCATGGCTGGAGGGCTTCTGCGGAGGCTGAGAGGGCATGAATGGCAGGTGAGGAGAGCGTGGACAGAACAGGTGGTTCCGGAGGAAATCCCAGGTAGCACTCGTGATGATTGAGTCCTGGAAGCGAGGCATAGATAAATTACTAAACAGGATTAAATTTCTTGGCATAAACTTGAGAGACTAAGCAAGCACCAtggaggagcaacgaactggcaaCGAATACTGGctgtggatctccttaagaaagCAGCAGGGCTAATGAGGTGCAGCTGGGAATcctccagagcagagcagagtggCTGACGAGGTGAGTGGCAACAGCTGGGAATcctccag contains:
- the LOC111948016 gene encoding uncharacterized protein LOC111948016 isoform X1, which encodes MTSVIGLLLMLITVTDASNLPGVVTHCDGRQNGTQCYGALGGTVSLQLMDDFSGIYRYQLKAKNVKVLSGRNNTPPVIIMKDRSSFIPSNGTFWIHNLSRNDSGEYKLQTFDSNGKQTENRTLQLLVQAPVSSVSLVSECLSQGEMKESCSSEGGDSPQYKWTLNGKSLTEAELLSGNKQTNIITLKQHVSGRLVCSSWNHVSSASKEINITNCGFIYINCTFNGTKISKWVFQENNTLCVEPTTETQSIMVHTYPSMLRCSLMFLFSVVSFVGIGVYFKWKKIKYEKAEQFAARNRTKFSEDFYENEQTL
- the LOC111948016 gene encoding uncharacterized protein LOC111948016 isoform X3, with product MDDFSGIYRYQLKAKNVKVLSGRNNTPPVIIMKDRSSFIPSNGTFWIHNLSRNDSGEYKLQTFDSNGKQTENRTLQLLVQAPVSSVSLVSECLSQGEMKESCSSEGGDSPQYKWTLNGKSLTEAELLSGNKQTNIITLKQHVSGRLVCSSWNHVSSASKEINITNCGFIYINCTFNGTKISKWVFQENNTLCVEPTTETQSIMVHTYPSMLRCSLMFLFSVVSFVGIGVYFKWKKIKYEKAEQFAARNRTKFSEDFYENEQTL
- the LOC111948015 gene encoding uncharacterized protein K02A2.6-like; translated protein: MSPRIQRLMMKMQRAPAGKSVSATEEDIQCHVNMVSTALPVSDTKSRQIAEATAEDVQLQHVMRNMDEGWPVGASPQFYHVKGELSVVDGLLLKRGRIVIPQALRMDMLHRIHEDHLDIEKCKRRARESVFWPGINNDIETFISKCETCQKHRSKQSKEPMVVSELPVAPWHKVGMDLFHLRGKDYLVVIDYYSNFPEMALLTNSSSNCVITHAKSIFARHGIPHIVISDNGPCFNSKEWQQFAEQYDFKHITSSPHYPQSNGQAEKGVHILKHLLKKAADSNSDPYLALLSYRASPLQSGLSPAELLMKRKLRTTLPNHLSGTSKENNTARIEHKLRQQKMRQKSFYDRTTKHLPPLTTNNSVRIEDADGWSTRATVLKEVTPRSYTVKTNDGQILRRNHLLKTPQESVGELSVTCDEPQVIPKPVMDNDTAAHTPTPELRRSSREIRKPDRLNL
- the LOC111948016 gene encoding uncharacterized protein LOC111948016 isoform X4, whose protein sequence is MTSVIGLLLMLITVTDASNLPGVVTHCDGRQNGTQCYGALGGTVSLQLMDDFSGIYRYQLKAKNVKVLSGRNNTPPVIIMKDRSSFIPSNGTFWIHNLSRNDSGEYKLQTFDSNGKQTENRTLQLLVQAPVSSVSLVSECLSQGEMKESCSSEGGDSPQYKWTLNGKSLTEAELLSGNKQTNIITLKQHVSGRLVCSSWNHVSSASKEINITNCGFIYINCTFNGTKISKWVFQENNTLCVEPTTETQSIMVEEDQI
- the LOC111948016 gene encoding uncharacterized protein LOC111948016 isoform X2, yielding MTSVIGLLLMLITVTDGVVTHCDGRQNGTQCYGALGGTVSLQLMDDFSGIYRYQLKAKNVKVLSGRNNTPPVIIMKDRSSFIPSNGTFWIHNLSRNDSGEYKLQTFDSNGKQTENRTLQLLVQAPVSSVSLVSECLSQGEMKESCSSEGGDSPQYKWTLNGKSLTEAELLSGNKQTNIITLKQHVSGRLVCSSWNHVSSASKEINITNCGFIYINCTFNGTKISKWVFQENNTLCVEPTTETQSIMVHTYPSMLRCSLMFLFSVVSFVGIGVYFKWKKIKYEKAEQFAARNRTKFSEDFYENEQTL